The Candidatus Nanosynbacter featherlites region TGACGAAATTACAGCGGCGTGCAGCCAAGGTGATCAACTTTGGCGTGCTATATGGCATGAGTCCGCACGGTTTGGCGGCGGCCACCGGCATGACGTTCACTGAGGCAAAACAGTTTATCGAACACTATTTTGCGGTGCGCCAGCCAATCCGCCACTATTTGGACACAATTTTAGTTCAAGCGCGCGAACAAGGCTTTGTTGAGACGTATTTTGGTCGGCGCCGACCAACACCAGATGTTAAATCGAGCAACTTTATGGTGCGTTCGGCGGCTGAGCGGGCGGCGATGAATATGCCGATTCAGGGCACGGAAGCGGATTTGATGAAATTGGCGATGATTCGGCTGGAAGACAAGTTGGCTGGGCTGGCCGAGCCAGTCCTGCAGGTTCATGACTCGATTTTGGTGGAATGTGCGCCGGAAGACGCCGAGCGAGTAGGTGGCATCATGCGTGCGGAAATGGAAGGTGTTTGTCCGGAACTGTCAATTCGATTAAAGGTTGATGTACAAATAGGCAAAAATTGGGAGGAAACATAAGATGACAGAGCAGTTATTTCAAATCGGCATAAAAGCCCTTATTCAAAATGATGAACACCAAATTTTACTACTCAAAAGCCAAGACTATTGGGATATTCCAGGTGGCAGAATGGATCAAGGTGAGGACATAGAGGCTGCACTGCTGCGTGAACTACATGAGGAGATTGGCGTTGATCATATTGCCAATAATCAGCTTTGGGATGTGGCAAAAGCGGTCAAGCAGCTCCCGTATGATGATATGATGACAAGCCTCATGCTAATTGTCTATCACGTGCAGCTACCGGCAGATCAAATTCCTCGTTCATGTGAGCCTGGCGTTACACTTCATTGGGTAAGCCCTGAACAAGCGGCTGATTATTTGAAAAACAAATATCCTGAGGCCTTCCGTCAAGCGATAGCCCAGCTCTCGTAGGATACTAAGTAACTAGTGCAAAAATTCTAATATTATGGTATAATCACCCCATGAGATACGCAAGAACAAATTCTTTTTCCCGACTGATACCGATTTTACTGGTTATTATTATCATGG contains the following coding sequences:
- a CDS encoding NUDIX hydrolase, with the translated sequence MTEQLFQIGIKALIQNDEHQILLLKSQDYWDIPGGRMDQGEDIEAALLRELHEEIGVDHIANNQLWDVAKAVKQLPYDDMMTSLMLIVYHVQLPADQIPRSCEPGVTLHWVSPEQAADYLKNKYPEAFRQAIAQLS